The following is a genomic window from Candidatus Bathyarchaeia archaeon.
CATGTAGCTGCCAATCCCCGCGACGGCGAGGTAAATCGCCAGTACAGGCTTCCTGCCGAGGCTGTCCAAGAGAAAGGTGGCTGAGTAGTAGCCGGGAACCTGAAGTAGCGTCACGATTAAAACCCAGTATAATGGTCCAATCACCTCCCTAGCTTTAGTGACCTCAACGTAGATTGTTGGGAGCCACTGAAATATTCCATGATAAGTGTAGACGAGAACAGCCCAGGTAAGCCATAGGATCGCGGTTCTAGGCCTGAAGCCTCTTGACCAAAGCCTCTTCAACGAGTCCCTAAAGGAATATTTCTCCGCCGCTTCTTCCTCTGTTAAGGCCGAAGGGATTTTAAGGGACTCGGCGATGAGACCATGCTTCCGAAGAAGCCGGGCAGCCTCCTCCGTTAAACCCTTCGACTCAAGGTACCGTATGGACTCGGGCATTAGGGTGGCGATGAAGGGTATGAGGATTAAGGGTATAAAGGCGGTGAGGAACGCGGCTCTCCAGCCATGGATGGGAATGATGAGGAAGGGAAAGATTATTGATAGCAAAGCCCCGTATACCCATGAGGTTTCTACCAGGCCTGTAAACCTCCCCCTCCTGGAGGCGGGTATATACTCGGAAATGTATACCGCGGGCTGAGGCAAAACGCCTCCCAACCCTACCCCAGCGAGAAACCTTAGAATGGACATCGTAGGCGCATCCCAAGCGGCTGAGCATAATCCGGTGAAGACCCCTGACAGAGCCACAGTGATGATTAAGGTATTTTTTCGTCCTATGAGGTCGGCGGCCGCCCCGAAGCCTAAGGCTCCTATAAACATCCCCAAATAGCCGACGCTAAGCAAAACTCCTTTCGTAACCTGGTCTAAACCCCACTCCGCTGATATTGAGGGTAATGTGACGCCTATCAGCATTACGTTCATGGCGGCTAGCGCGTAGATTAAACTGCACAACACGAGTAGAGTATAGTGAAACTTTGAAATCGAAGATTTCTCCAGAGCGTCGATTAAAGCTTTCTTCAATTAATTCACCTAAGGGTTAAAAGGGGTTAAGGCATAGGAGGCAGACGGGCTTTAAAAAATTTTCTTAAGGTGAACCCTATCCTTTAGACGTTCAACGCAGCTCACCAAGACGTCTACCTCCCCAAACCCTCCAGCCTTAGTGATAAAGGGCGTCCCATTCAACCTTCCACCCAAACCCTTCAAGATTGGAATACCGGGGCAAGCCTCCCCAACGACCTTAAACCTCTTCACCCCAGCCTCCGCCATGAATCGACTAGCCATTTCCCCACCCACCAAAATGACGGCGTCAACCTCGGAGGCCAACTCAACACCCACCTCAACCACCTTGGAGGTTAAAAGGCGAATCAACCTGGAGCTGGCTTGAACATCTCCTACCGACTTCGCTGAGGCTAAAACCGCCAGCCTAGACGACGATAACCCTTCTCGACATTTCCCGAGAAGATTATCCGCGTTCAACGAATCAGGGCGAGGAACCGTGGCCTCCACTCCATAAACCTTTTCAAGCCGCGTGATCTGACTCAGGGTCTGAGGGTTAACGCTTCCTGAAACCACGAGGATCTTTGAGCACTCCCCTGTTAGATGAGAAGCGTAGGCGTCGGCTAAGCCAGCTGACCCGCATAGCAGCCCGTTAAAATCCGCACTTGACTCTACGGTGATCTTCAGGTCTAGGTTTGACTCAGCGTCGACGACGGCTATATCGAACCCCTCCTTGATCAGCCTTCCAAGGTGTCTCGACATGGATGCGCCCCCCTTTCTGACGACGCTTAACCCCACCTGAGCGATGCGTCTAGAAGTATCACGCTTTAACACGTATGGAGCACAGCGCTTCAGCGCCCAGTTTAAGCCTAGGCTTCTAAAAGAATCGTTGAGGCGTACTACGCCCCCAACTAGGGTTCTTCCCGCCGCCGGGTACGCAGGTGAGAATACGGTGATGGCGGGATTAACGATCTCCATGATAGCGTCAAGCTCTACCGCGAAGTTGCCTCGAAGGGTTGAATCCACCTTTTTGTATAGTCGGTTAAACCCCATTGAAGTTAACCTTGAGGCGGCTTCAACAACCGATTCATAGGCTTGCTTCGCGTTCTTCATCCTGGTTTCGGTGCTCACAGCCACTATGTCATGTTTATTCAATTTGGGAGAAAGGCCTTGTAGCGGAGACACGACGGTGCTTAACCCCTTTCGAGCGAATTGAGCCGCCGAGTCGGAGGCCCCTGTTAAGTCATCTGCGACGATGCCTACCTTAAGCGGAGACCGTTGCTCCTTCCTGAACCAGCCCTTCATGGAGCGTTGACAACCCGTTTTAAAATATAGGGTAAGTCACGTTTAATAGTTTTAAAAGGCTTCACCTTCAATCAGAGTTGATGGCGGTGAAGTATAGAGAGTTGGCGTTGAGAGTTATAACGCTTCTTTTAGGGCTTTCCCTCCTACAGTTCATCGTACCGTTCACCCTCACCTCCATACTGGTAATTAACTTAGAGGCTTTAGGGGTCCTCATCTTCGGTTTAGGAGTGCTCTTCATTTACTACGCGTTGAGAACGGGGAATCCTTTGCCACGGTTGGCCACGTCTCTAACGTTCATCGTCTTGCTGTTAGTGTTCTTCCAACTTTTCATATACAGCGGCGTCTTAGGGGTTTCCTATGGGATCATCTGGGGAATCAACCTATGGGTTTTCCTGTTTTCAGCCGCCTTAGGAACCGCGGTCCTATTGGCTTACGGTGTGAAGGTAATGTCGGAAAAACCGTTTAAAGGCTTAAAAGTTAAAGCGTACACTCCTCTGATCGCGTTACTCCTCATATCGTTAACCATAAACGTGACGGTGAACACGGCGTATCAAAACTGGCTTGAAGGGAAAATCGATCGATACCAACCTGAAGCACCGCGTTTAATGATGTTCGGCGTCCACGTAGCCGACCTAGGAGTGAATACCTTGACATCGCCCAACGACTTGAACTATCATCCCATATCCGCTGAGGTTCTTAAGGCGGCTGGAGAGGCCGGCGCCGAGGTGGCCGTCGTATTCTTATTCTACGACGCGTGGATGGAGGGCGACAATACAGTAATCGGGGAAAGCGAAAAACTAGTGGAGGCGGTTAAAGCATCCGGCCTCAGGCTTTTCACAGTTGACCAAGGCGCCCGATACATGTTACAGGATAAGAATCTGAGTTTAACCGAGTTCACGGCGATCCACCGAAACTACACAAGGTTTTTCGCTGAGCGTTTTAAGCCTGAATACTACTCAGTGGTCTCGGAACCGGACACATACCATTACACTGGAGCGGTGAAGGAAGCCTTTAATCTAACCGCGTGGGTCGAGGAGGCGAAGGCCTCGGCGAGGGAGGTGAAGAAGGTAAGTCCAGATACCAAGGTAGGCGTCTCCATCTACTATAACGAAAACGAGTTAAAATTTTATCGAGAGGCCATTAAGCTGAAGGAGCTTGACTTCATAGGGTTAAACATATACTCCTACGGTAGCTCGGCCCTCCACCTATTCAACACCGACGTGTTAGAGATGTTTCAACAAGTCATCGATCAAGATTCCCCGAGGAATTATGGAAAGGAGCTTTGGATAACGGAGACGTGGAACGGAGTTGGAGGAAGCCTCTTCCAAGGTTGGAAGGAGGACTCAGACGCTAAATGGATTCGGGCTACGGCTTACTTCGCTGAAGCCAATGGCATGGAGGGATGCGTCATAAACTACGGATACCATTTGATCAGCTACCGGGGACTGTGGATGGGGGGTGAAGTCGACCTACCCAGTAGAACCAAGGTCTTCTACGCTTTAAAAGCCTTAACAGAGGAAACGAGGGAGCGTTGATCCTAAAGTTAATATTTACCTGCCCGCTGAAGACATAGCCTAAACCGGTTTCAACAGCTTTAAACAGCTTTAATGAAGGTTTAAAGTGACGATGTGGCAGCTAATTCACAACGGTGTGCTGGTGCCTGAACGGTACAAGCCCGTAGGCCTCCACATCACCGTTAGAGGCCGAAGGATCCCTTTAAACAGGGATCAGGAAGAGATGGCGGTAGCCTGGGCGAAGAAGCAGGGAACCGAATATGTGAACGATAAAGTGTTTGTCAGAAACTTTCTAACAGATTTCAGCCAAGCCTTAGGCGTAAACCCCCCACTAACGCTTAGCGAAGTGGACTTCACCGAGGTCATAAAGTTCGTCGAGGAGGAAAAACAGAGGAAGCTGGAGATAAGCAGGGAGGAGAAGAAAAGGCTGGCTGAGGAGAGAAAGAGGCTGAGGGAGGAGCTGAGGGAAAAGTACGGGTACGCCATCGTAGACGGGGTGAGAGTTGAGATC
Proteins encoded in this region:
- a CDS encoding MFS transporter encodes the protein MKKALIDALEKSSISKFHYTLLVLCSLIYALAAMNVMLIGVTLPSISAEWGLDQVTKGVLLSVGYLGMFIGALGFGAAADLIGRKNTLIITVALSGVFTGLCSAAWDAPTMSILRFLAGVGLGGVLPQPAVYISEYIPASRRGRFTGLVETSWVYGALLSIIFPFLIIPIHGWRAAFLTAFIPLILIPFIATLMPESIRYLESKGLTEEAARLLRKHGLIAESLKIPSALTEEEAAEKYSFRDSLKRLWSRGFRPRTAILWLTWAVLVYTYHGIFQWLPTIYVEVTKAREVIGPLYWVLIVTLLQVPGYYSATFLLDSLGRKPVLAIYLAVAGIGSYM
- a CDS encoding four-carbon acid sugar kinase family protein; translation: MKGWFRKEQRSPLKVGIVADDLTGASDSAAQFARKGLSTVVSPLQGLSPKLNKHDIVAVSTETRMKNAKQAYESVVEAASRLTSMGFNRLYKKVDSTLRGNFAVELDAIMEIVNPAITVFSPAYPAAGRTLVGGVVRLNDSFRSLGLNWALKRCAPYVLKRDTSRRIAQVGLSVVRKGGASMSRHLGRLIKEGFDIAVVDAESNLDLKITVESSADFNGLLCGSAGLADAYASHLTGECSKILVVSGSVNPQTLSQITRLEKVYGVEATVPRPDSLNADNLLGKCREGLSSSRLAVLASAKSVGDVQASSRLIRLLTSKVVEVGVELASEVDAVILVGGEMASRFMAEAGVKRFKVVGEACPGIPILKGLGGRLNGTPFITKAGGFGEVDVLVSCVERLKDRVHLKKIF